In the Micromonospora narathiwatensis genome, one interval contains:
- a CDS encoding L,D-transpeptidase, whose product MLFDRLTSRWTLGWLIAALGVPLLLVATLLVGRTLTGSPAPAPVPAAAPVVTAPPSPTASPTPQESVPPAAPAPDDLPVVTYDPAPRGFPADPGTGDTRPLTAGLTPTRAVAAYDAPGGRPLAFLAPTISGVKLTMPIVDRRVGWTAVLLPSANRRIAWLPAGGWSTVDLPDQIVVERRPHRLTWYRNGRAVRSWEVSLGRPGQSTPLGRTFILGRTPPPQSVYGGVDIFALGAIPDDPDAVPTGLRGAHIGLHSWYTDDPLGKNVTNGCIRLTRSGQRKLLAEVPAGTSVVVVDQLTTPPATA is encoded by the coding sequence GTGCTGTTTGACCGATTGACCTCGCGCTGGACGCTCGGCTGGCTGATCGCCGCGCTCGGCGTACCGCTGCTGCTGGTGGCCACGCTGCTGGTCGGGCGGACGCTGACCGGCAGCCCGGCCCCGGCCCCGGTCCCGGCCGCCGCGCCCGTCGTCACCGCGCCGCCGTCACCGACGGCGAGCCCGACGCCGCAGGAGTCCGTGCCACCGGCGGCACCCGCCCCGGACGACCTGCCGGTGGTCACGTACGACCCGGCACCCCGCGGGTTCCCCGCCGACCCGGGCACGGGCGACACCCGGCCGCTCACCGCGGGACTCACGCCGACCCGCGCCGTCGCCGCGTACGACGCGCCGGGCGGGCGGCCGCTGGCCTTCCTCGCCCCCACCATCAGCGGCGTGAAGTTGACCATGCCGATCGTCGACCGGCGGGTCGGCTGGACCGCCGTGCTGCTGCCCTCGGCGAACCGGCGGATCGCCTGGCTCCCGGCTGGCGGCTGGAGCACGGTCGACCTGCCCGACCAGATCGTGGTGGAGCGCCGGCCGCACCGCCTCACCTGGTACCGGAACGGCCGTGCGGTGCGGTCCTGGGAGGTCAGTCTCGGCAGGCCGGGGCAGTCCACCCCGCTCGGCCGCACCTTCATCCTCGGCCGCACGCCCCCGCCCCAGTCCGTCTACGGCGGCGTCGACATCTTCGCCCTGGGCGCGATCCCCGACGACCCGGACGCGGTGCCGACCGGCCTGCGCGGCGCGCACATCGGACTGCACAGCTGGTACACCGACGACCCGCTCGGCAAGAACGTCACCAACGGCTGCATCCGGCTGACCCGCAGCGGCCAGCGAAAGCTGCTCGCCGAGGTGCCCGCCGGCACCAGCGTGGTGGTGGTCGACCAGCTCACCACCCCGCCGGCGACCGCCTGA
- the serS gene encoding serine--tRNA ligase → MLDMELIRKDREAVATALAKRLDPAEVNRALDEIQRLDQERRALISEIDAERQRRKAEARAYAQAKRSGTAPEPAAPEAERKQLAELESQLDEVQSRLRTTMSELPNLPADDVVAGGKEANRVVRTFGGPPAIEKVRDHVELSRALGLVDHERGVKLGGSGFWMYTGMGARLEWALLNWLIEQDIQAGYEFLLPPHLLLDSAGFAAGQFPKFYDDVYHLDRQSAPRGQFLLPTAETAILGAFQDEILETAKLPLKAFAYTPCYRREAAGSHSDERGTVRGHQFNKVEIFQFTLPEQADTALTAMVAHVESLVEGLGLHYQTSLLAAGDASASMKKTLDIEVWMPSTGKYKEVSSVSWAGDYQARRAAIRYREPGGKQTRFVHTLNGSALATSRLFPAILEQFQQADGSVLVPEVLRDKLGTDRLTPVR, encoded by the coding sequence ATGCTCGACATGGAGTTGATCCGGAAGGATCGCGAGGCGGTGGCGACCGCGCTGGCGAAGCGTCTGGATCCCGCCGAGGTCAACCGGGCGCTGGACGAGATCCAGCGGCTCGACCAGGAACGTCGCGCGCTGATCAGCGAGATCGACGCCGAGCGGCAGCGCCGCAAGGCCGAGGCGCGGGCGTACGCGCAGGCCAAGCGATCCGGCACCGCGCCGGAGCCGGCCGCGCCGGAGGCCGAGCGCAAGCAGCTCGCCGAGCTGGAGTCCCAGCTGGACGAGGTGCAGTCCCGGCTGCGTACCACGATGAGCGAGCTGCCCAACCTGCCCGCCGACGACGTCGTCGCCGGTGGCAAGGAGGCGAACCGGGTCGTCAGGACCTTCGGCGGGCCGCCGGCCATCGAGAAGGTCCGGGATCACGTGGAGCTGAGCCGCGCCCTCGGCCTGGTCGACCACGAGCGCGGTGTGAAGCTGGGCGGCTCCGGCTTCTGGATGTACACCGGCATGGGCGCCCGGTTGGAGTGGGCGCTGCTCAACTGGCTGATCGAGCAGGACATCCAGGCCGGGTACGAGTTCCTCCTCCCGCCGCACCTGCTGCTGGACAGCGCCGGCTTCGCCGCCGGCCAGTTCCCCAAGTTCTACGACGACGTCTACCACCTGGACCGGCAGTCCGCACCGCGCGGGCAGTTCCTGCTGCCCACCGCGGAAACGGCAATCCTCGGGGCGTTCCAGGACGAGATCCTGGAGACCGCGAAGCTGCCGCTGAAGGCGTTCGCCTACACCCCGTGCTACCGGCGGGAGGCCGCCGGCTCGCACTCGGACGAGCGGGGCACCGTCCGGGGCCACCAGTTCAACAAGGTGGAGATCTTCCAGTTCACCCTGCCCGAGCAGGCGGACACCGCACTGACGGCGATGGTCGCCCACGTGGAGAGCCTGGTCGAGGGGCTGGGCCTGCACTACCAGACCAGCCTGCTCGCGGCCGGCGACGCCAGCGCCTCGATGAAGAAGACCCTCGACATCGAGGTCTGGATGCCGAGCACCGGCAAGTACAAGGAGGTGTCGTCGGTCTCCTGGGCCGGCGACTACCAGGCCCGCCGGGCGGCCATCCGCTACCGGGAGCCAGGCGGCAAGCAGACCCGGTTCGTGCACACGCTGAACGGTTCGGCGCTGGCCACCAGCCGGCTCTTCCCGGCCATCCTGGAGCAGTTCCAGCAGGCCGACGGGTCGGTGCTGGTGCCGGAGGTGCTCCGCGACAAGCTCGGCACCGACCGGCTCACCCCGGTCCGCTGA
- a CDS encoding saccharopine dehydrogenase family protein: MRDDRPYDLVLFGATGFTGGLTAEYLARHAPAGLRWALAGRNPGRLAGVRDRLAGIDPGLSELPLLTADVTDPASLRAVAERARVVATTVGPYIRHGEPVVAACAAAGTDYVDITGEPEFVDLMYVRHHAEAVRTGARLVHACGFDSVPHDLGVWFTVKELPTDGPVTVDGHVRAGGGFSAGTYHSALLAFSRSGQTRRAAQERRAVEPRPAGRRVRAVPGRVGRAKETGRWAVPLPTIDPQIVRRSAAARPEYGPDFRYRHFAAVKRLPTVLAAGVGLAGLVGLVRLPPTRRWLLGRLSSGQGPSAERRARSWFRVRFVGTGGGRTVVTEVAGGDPGYDETAKMLAESALCLAFDDLPPTAGQVTTVTAMGDALLDRLTRAGITFRVVERRG; this comes from the coding sequence GTGCGCGACGACCGCCCGTACGACCTCGTCCTGTTCGGTGCCACCGGGTTCACCGGCGGCCTCACCGCCGAGTACCTGGCCCGGCACGCCCCGGCCGGGCTGCGCTGGGCCCTGGCCGGCCGGAATCCGGGCAGGCTGGCCGGCGTACGGGACCGGCTCGCCGGGATCGACCCGGGCCTGTCCGAGCTGCCACTGCTGACCGCCGACGTCACCGACCCGGCGTCGCTGCGGGCCGTCGCGGAGCGCGCCCGGGTGGTCGCCACCACCGTCGGTCCGTACATCCGGCACGGGGAGCCGGTGGTCGCGGCGTGTGCCGCCGCCGGCACCGACTACGTCGACATCACCGGCGAACCGGAGTTCGTCGACCTGATGTACGTGCGGCACCACGCCGAGGCGGTGCGTACCGGCGCGCGGCTGGTGCACGCCTGCGGCTTCGACTCGGTCCCGCACGACCTGGGCGTCTGGTTCACCGTCAAGGAGCTGCCCACCGACGGGCCGGTCACCGTGGACGGCCACGTCCGGGCCGGCGGCGGCTTCTCCGCCGGCACGTACCACTCGGCGCTGCTCGCGTTCTCCCGCAGCGGCCAGACGAGGCGGGCGGCGCAGGAGCGCCGGGCCGTCGAGCCCCGGCCGGCGGGCCGCCGGGTCCGCGCGGTGCCCGGGCGCGTGGGCCGGGCGAAGGAGACCGGCCGGTGGGCGGTGCCGCTGCCCACCATCGACCCGCAGATCGTCCGCCGCTCGGCGGCGGCCCGCCCGGAGTACGGCCCGGACTTCCGCTACCGCCACTTCGCCGCGGTGAAGCGGCTGCCGACGGTACTGGCCGCCGGGGTGGGCCTGGCCGGCCTGGTCGGGCTGGTGAGGCTGCCGCCGACCCGGCGCTGGCTGCTCGGCCGGCTCTCCTCCGGGCAGGGGCCGAGCGCCGAGCGGCGGGCGAGGTCGTGGTTCCGGGTCCGGTTCGTCGGCACGGGTGGCGGTCGGACCGTGGTCACCGAGGTCGCCGGCGGCGACCCCGGGTACGACGAGACCGCCAAGATGCTCGCCGAGTCCGCCCTCTGCCTGGCCTTCGACGACCTGCCGCCCACCGCCGGGCAGGTGACCACGGTGACCGCGATGGGCGACGCCCTGCTGGACCGCCTCACCCGCGCCGGCATCACCTTCCGCGTGGTGGAGCGTCGGGGTTGA
- a CDS encoding alpha-amylase translates to MQRRRRRSAVLALGLAASLLVPTSVAPSPAAAATPGSKKVIVQLFEWNWTSVANECTTVLGPKGYGYVQVSPPQEHVTGNPWWLAYQPVSYRIESRKGTRAQFQSMVNTCHTAGVKVIVDAVVNHMSGQDNGGTGWAGTTYGHYNYPGNYGSQDFHYCGRNGNNDIVNYNDRYEVQNCELVNLADLKTESDYVRTKLAGYLNDLLSLGVDGFRLDASKHMPAADIAAIKSKLSRSAYIVQEVIWGAGEPIQPTEYTGNGDVHEFRYGKDLARMFNSERLAYLKNFGESWGYLPGGQAVVFTDNHDTQRDGGVLTYRDRGEYALANAFMLAWPYGTPAVMSSFTYSNRDQGPPSDAGNRTLNTTCYSGWECEHRWRVIANMVAFNNATQGAAVANWYDNGWQHIAFSRAGKGYLTINDEDFAITGRSYYTGLPAGRYCDVIHGDFSNGSCSGPVITVDGSGWFAANVNAHDAVAIHVGAKLP, encoded by the coding sequence ATGCAACGACGTCGACGCCGCTCAGCGGTCCTCGCCCTCGGCCTGGCCGCCAGCCTGCTCGTCCCGACCAGCGTGGCGCCATCCCCGGCCGCCGCGGCCACCCCCGGCAGCAAGAAGGTCATCGTCCAGCTCTTCGAGTGGAACTGGACCTCGGTGGCCAACGAGTGCACCACCGTGCTCGGCCCCAAGGGGTACGGCTACGTCCAGGTCTCCCCGCCCCAGGAGCACGTCACGGGCAACCCGTGGTGGCTGGCGTACCAGCCGGTCAGCTACAGGATCGAGTCGCGCAAGGGCACCCGGGCGCAGTTCCAGTCCATGGTGAACACCTGCCACACGGCCGGCGTGAAGGTGATCGTGGACGCCGTCGTCAACCACATGTCCGGCCAGGACAACGGCGGCACCGGCTGGGCCGGCACCACGTACGGCCACTACAACTACCCCGGCAACTACGGCTCGCAGGACTTCCACTACTGCGGTCGCAACGGCAACAACGACATCGTCAACTACAACGACCGGTACGAGGTGCAGAACTGCGAACTGGTCAACCTCGCCGACCTCAAGACCGAGTCGGACTACGTACGCACCAAGCTCGCCGGCTACCTGAACGACCTGCTCTCGCTCGGCGTGGACGGGTTCCGGCTGGACGCCAGCAAGCACATGCCGGCCGCCGACATCGCCGCGATCAAGAGCAAGCTGTCCCGCTCGGCGTACATCGTGCAGGAGGTCATCTGGGGCGCCGGTGAGCCGATCCAGCCGACCGAGTACACCGGCAACGGTGACGTCCACGAGTTCCGGTACGGCAAGGACCTGGCCCGGATGTTCAACAGCGAGCGGCTGGCGTACCTGAAGAACTTCGGCGAGTCCTGGGGCTACCTGCCCGGCGGCCAGGCGGTGGTCTTCACCGACAACCACGACACCCAGCGCGACGGCGGCGTGCTGACCTACCGGGACCGTGGCGAGTACGCCCTGGCCAACGCCTTCATGCTGGCCTGGCCGTACGGCACCCCGGCGGTGATGTCCAGCTTCACGTACAGCAACCGGGACCAGGGTCCGCCCTCCGACGCCGGCAACAGGACCCTCAACACCACCTGCTACTCCGGCTGGGAGTGCGAGCACCGCTGGCGGGTCATCGCCAACATGGTCGCCTTCAACAACGCCACCCAGGGTGCCGCGGTCGCCAACTGGTACGACAACGGCTGGCAGCACATCGCGTTCAGCCGGGCCGGCAAGGGCTACCTGACCATCAACGACGAGGACTTCGCGATCACCGGCCGCTCGTACTACACCGGGCTGCCCGCCGGGCGGTACTGCGACGTCATCCACGGCGACTTCAGCAACGGCTCGTGCAGCGGCCCGGTGATCACCGTGGACGGCAGCGGCTGGTTCGCCGCCAACGTCAACGCCCACGACGCGGTCGCCATCCACGTCGGAGCGAAGCTGCCCTGA
- a CDS encoding ABC transporter permease, with the protein MTVAAPSTTTPARPVDRRPPALGGFSTAVLGIEIRRVLRNRRTLMFTLVMPAVFFLLFGLPQRGEELPNGHPVTGWIMISLAVYAAMVATTSAGAAVATERALGWSRQLRLTPLRPAAYVAIKVATAMVLGLAGVLVEFAVGAAAGVRLPVDIWLLSGLAAWVGSLVFAAFGLFVGYLAPAENVMQFMGPVLAILAMFGGLFVPLEMLPHAFQEIAKFTPVYGVGQLARAPLTGDGLDWASVGNLVAWTAVFGLGAARLFRRDTSRV; encoded by the coding sequence ATGACCGTCGCCGCCCCGTCCACCACCACCCCGGCCCGGCCCGTCGACCGCCGTCCGCCCGCCCTGGGCGGGTTCTCCACCGCCGTACTCGGCATCGAGATCCGCCGCGTGCTGCGCAACCGCCGTACGCTGATGTTCACGCTGGTCATGCCGGCGGTCTTCTTCCTGCTGTTCGGGCTGCCCCAGCGCGGTGAGGAGCTGCCCAACGGCCACCCGGTCACCGGCTGGATCATGATCAGCCTCGCCGTGTACGCGGCCATGGTCGCCACCACCAGCGCGGGAGCGGCGGTCGCCACCGAGCGGGCGCTGGGCTGGAGCCGTCAGCTCCGGCTCACCCCGCTGCGCCCGGCCGCGTACGTGGCGATCAAGGTGGCCACCGCGATGGTGCTCGGCCTGGCCGGCGTGCTGGTCGAGTTCGCGGTGGGCGCCGCCGCCGGGGTACGCCTGCCGGTCGACATCTGGCTGCTCTCCGGCCTGGCCGCCTGGGTGGGGTCGCTGGTGTTCGCCGCCTTCGGGCTCTTCGTCGGCTACCTCGCCCCGGCCGAGAACGTCATGCAGTTCATGGGCCCGGTCCTGGCCATCCTCGCCATGTTCGGCGGGCTCTTCGTCCCGCTCGAGATGCTGCCGCACGCCTTCCAGGAGATCGCCAAGTTCACCCCGGTGTACGGCGTCGGTCAGCTCGCCCGGGCCCCGCTGACCGGGGACGGCCTGGACTGGGCCTCGGTGGGCAACCTGGTCGCCTGGACGGCGGTGTTCGGCCTCGGCGCGGCCCGGCTGTTCCGCCGCGACACCAGCCGCGTCTGA
- a CDS encoding sensor histidine kinase has product MNLPSERSQPRTHWRVTGWLLAAVWLFFLNIPLLTALHQAEVWRRVLGASTLVAFGVTYVCVFQWARARRQAHLGVPRGRAWAFLALLLGLGLAGIPGTSGDWLTTLVFVAAAAVFLMPTREAVVVVLLTALTPPVTAALVPGWEAEGTVVFAVLLASFAMFGVTRLAQRNAELQAAQQEIRRLAVAEERARTARDLHDILGHSLTVVAVKAELAGRLLELDPTRAATEIADVERLARQALADVRGTVGAYRGVSLAAELAGARSALAAAGVAAELPETVPRLPAEADELFGWTVREGVTNVVRHSGARRCEIRVDGSAVEVRDDGRGPVGEPGAAGHGLVGLRERARRLDATVTVGRRPGGRGFLLRVALPAGS; this is encoded by the coding sequence GTGAACCTGCCGTCGGAACGCAGCCAGCCGAGGACCCACTGGCGGGTCACCGGCTGGCTGCTCGCCGCGGTCTGGCTCTTCTTCCTCAACATCCCGCTGCTCACCGCCCTGCACCAGGCCGAGGTCTGGCGTCGGGTGCTGGGCGCGTCCACCCTGGTCGCCTTCGGCGTGACCTACGTGTGCGTCTTCCAGTGGGCGCGGGCCCGCCGGCAGGCGCACCTGGGCGTCCCGCGCGGCCGGGCCTGGGCGTTCCTGGCGTTGCTGCTCGGGCTCGGGCTGGCCGGCATTCCCGGCACCTCGGGAGACTGGCTCACCACACTCGTCTTCGTCGCGGCGGCGGCGGTGTTCCTGATGCCGACGCGCGAGGCCGTGGTGGTGGTCCTCCTCACCGCGCTGACCCCGCCGGTCACCGCCGCCCTGGTGCCCGGCTGGGAGGCCGAGGGCACCGTGGTGTTCGCGGTCCTGCTCGCCTCGTTCGCCATGTTCGGGGTGACCCGGCTGGCCCAGCGCAACGCCGAGCTTCAGGCCGCCCAGCAGGAGATCCGCCGGCTGGCGGTGGCCGAGGAACGGGCCCGTACCGCCCGCGACCTGCACGACATCCTCGGCCACTCGCTGACCGTGGTGGCGGTCAAGGCCGAGCTGGCCGGCCGGCTGCTGGAACTGGACCCGACCCGGGCGGCCACCGAGATCGCCGACGTGGAGCGGCTGGCCCGACAGGCACTGGCCGACGTGCGGGGCACCGTCGGGGCGTACCGGGGGGTGAGCCTCGCGGCGGAGCTGGCCGGCGCCCGCTCGGCGCTGGCCGCCGCGGGCGTCGCCGCGGAACTGCCGGAGACGGTGCCGCGGCTTCCGGCGGAGGCGGACGAGCTGTTCGGCTGGACGGTACGCGAGGGGGTGACCAACGTGGTCCGGCACAGTGGTGCGCGGCGGTGCGAGATCCGGGTGGACGGCTCGGCCGTGGAGGTCCGCGACGACGGTCGGGGGCCGGTCGGGGAGCCCGGCGCGGCCGGGCACGGGCTGGTCGGGCTGCGCGAGCGGGCACGGCGGCTGGACGCCACGGTCACCGTCGGCCGCCGTCCCGGCGGGCGCGGCTTCCTGCTGCGCGTCGCCCTGCCGGCGGGGTCCTGA
- a CDS encoding DNA polymerase III subunit beta family protein: MRSIGELARASGLTVSALRFYDRSGVLVPALVDPATGYRWYTDDQVAPARLVAGLRRVGMPLAGIAEALAHRHEPAVVHRLLDAHQRRLEDGLADARRELSRIRALLDPEEIPMTTRLVLDRADLAAAVDAVRFAVGADPELPALSAVLLEVESDGVRLVATDRHRLAVARAVGRVDGPAVHALLPADAVDELRALLDTGAGITPEAHLTVAPDRVEVSVAGRATAAEALRYDYPDYRRLLHGQVGGLPTYRIPVDVAALRAALTADDAPVLFREYAGVSAEVTVLGLDDRGGLRVVAPDEATADTTDGMRVGVNREYLLDALDAGDRGQLVLELDGPITPLAVRRPDDEDAFSILMPVRL, translated from the coding sequence CTGCGCAGCATCGGCGAGCTGGCCCGGGCCAGCGGGCTGACCGTGAGCGCGCTGCGGTTCTACGACCGCTCCGGCGTGCTGGTCCCGGCGCTGGTCGACCCGGCCACGGGTTACCGCTGGTACACCGACGACCAGGTCGCCCCGGCCCGGCTCGTGGCCGGGCTGCGTCGGGTCGGGATGCCGCTGGCCGGGATCGCCGAGGCGCTGGCGCACCGGCACGAGCCGGCGGTGGTCCACCGGCTGCTGGACGCGCACCAGCGCCGGCTGGAGGACGGCCTCGCCGACGCCCGCCGTGAACTCTCCCGGATCCGTGCCCTGCTCGATCCCGAGGAGATCCCCATGACCACCCGCCTGGTGCTGGACCGCGCCGACCTGGCCGCCGCCGTGGACGCCGTCCGGTTCGCGGTCGGCGCCGACCCGGAACTGCCGGCGCTGTCCGCCGTGCTGCTGGAGGTGGAGTCGGACGGCGTACGGCTGGTCGCCACCGACCGGCACCGGCTGGCGGTGGCCCGGGCGGTCGGGAGGGTCGACGGCCCGGCGGTCCACGCGCTGCTGCCGGCGGACGCGGTGGACGAGCTGCGCGCCCTGCTCGACACCGGCGCGGGGATCACCCCGGAGGCGCACCTGACCGTCGCGCCGGACCGGGTCGAGGTCTCGGTCGCCGGCCGCGCGACGGCCGCCGAGGCGCTGCGGTACGACTACCCGGACTACCGTCGGCTGCTGCACGGCCAGGTCGGCGGCCTGCCCACGTACCGGATTCCGGTCGACGTGGCCGCGCTGCGCGCCGCGCTGACCGCCGACGACGCCCCGGTGCTGTTCCGCGAGTACGCCGGGGTGTCCGCCGAGGTGACCGTGCTCGGCCTGGACGACCGGGGCGGGCTGCGCGTCGTCGCGCCGGACGAGGCCACGGCGGATACGACGGACGGGATGCGGGTCGGGGTGAACCGGGAGTATCTGCTCGACGCCCTGGACGCCGGGGACCGCGGGCAACTCGTACTGGAGCTGGACGGGCCGATCACCCCGCTGGCCGTCCGCCGGCCGGACGACGAGGACGCCTTCTCCATCCTCATGCCGGTCCGGCTCTGA
- a CDS encoding response regulator transcription factor — MTGPIKLLLADDQALVRGALAALLSLEPDLTVVAEVGRGDEVVPEARRTRPDVALLDVEMPGLDGIAAAAALRAAVPGCRVLVVTTFGRPGYLRRAMEAGAGGFVVKDTPARQLADAVRRVHAGLRVVDPTLAAETLATGASPLTERETEVLRTARSGGTVAELAATLHLSEGTVRNHLSSAIGKTGARNRADAVRVAEENGWLLGQ; from the coding sequence ATGACCGGGCCGATCAAGCTGCTGCTCGCCGACGACCAGGCGCTGGTCCGGGGCGCGTTGGCCGCGCTGCTGTCGCTGGAGCCGGACCTGACGGTCGTCGCCGAGGTGGGCCGGGGCGACGAGGTGGTGCCGGAGGCCCGCCGTACCCGGCCCGACGTGGCCCTGCTCGACGTGGAGATGCCCGGCCTGGACGGGATCGCGGCGGCCGCCGCGCTGCGGGCGGCGGTACCCGGCTGCCGGGTGCTGGTGGTGACCACCTTCGGCCGCCCCGGCTACCTGCGCCGGGCGATGGAGGCGGGCGCGGGCGGGTTCGTCGTCAAGGACACCCCGGCCCGCCAGCTCGCCGACGCGGTCCGCCGGGTGCACGCCGGGCTACGGGTGGTCGACCCGACCCTGGCCGCGGAGACCCTGGCCACCGGGGCGAGCCCGCTGACCGAGCGGGAGACCGAGGTGCTGCGGACCGCACGGTCCGGCGGCACGGTGGCAGAGTTGGCCGCGACCCTGCACCTCTCCGAGGGGACGGTCCGCAACCACCTGTCCTCGGCGATCGGCAAGACCGGCGCCCGCAACCGGGCCGACGCGGTCCGCGTCGCCGAGGAGAACGGCTGGCTGCTCGGCCAGTGA
- a CDS encoding NADH-quinone oxidoreductase subunit NuoF family protein, with amino-acid sequence MTRTTVPPVAGVGEPRLTAGFAEYGRLDLAAHEDVHGPIGPMEPAALLRLAEAIDLKGKGGAGFPFARKLRAVLESCERQDLGAVVVVNATEGEPASWKDKVLLTRAPHLVLDGAALAAYALDAEEIVIGVAEDDVGRPSLTEALRERGMPVPTSIVTVPHRFISGEGGALVNGINGLPHIPPGTKKRSSDSGVNGLPTLLSNAETYAQLAVAARLGPYEYAALGTDDEPGTVLLTVTGAAARPAVVECAAGTPLRDILDLCEVPDGPGILMGGYHGKWITSEAADRAEVSRKGLAAVGGTLGAGIIVPLARDTCPLGEAAQVVRYLAGESAGQCGPCKMGLPDLARAVDLAVAGSAPVEVVRAAAGDVKGRGACSHPDGTARFALSAMEVFAEDLRLHATGEGCGKRVKGVMGLPGAPDANPRKLTLDWSRCDGHGLCAHVVPDFIRLDGNGYPAFPATPVPTWLREGALKAVKVCPELALRLVKAE; translated from the coding sequence GTGACCCGGACGACCGTGCCCCCGGTGGCCGGGGTCGGCGAGCCCCGGCTCACCGCCGGCTTCGCCGAGTACGGCCGGCTCGACCTGGCGGCCCACGAGGACGTGCACGGGCCGATCGGGCCGATGGAGCCGGCCGCGCTGCTCCGGCTCGCCGAGGCGATCGACCTCAAGGGCAAGGGCGGGGCCGGCTTCCCGTTCGCCCGCAAGCTGCGTGCCGTGCTCGAATCCTGCGAACGGCAGGACCTCGGCGCCGTGGTGGTGGTCAACGCCACCGAGGGGGAGCCGGCGAGCTGGAAGGACAAGGTCCTGCTCACCCGGGCCCCGCACCTCGTCCTGGACGGCGCGGCACTGGCCGCGTACGCGCTGGACGCCGAGGAGATCGTGATCGGAGTGGCCGAGGACGACGTGGGCCGGCCGTCGCTCACCGAGGCGCTGCGGGAACGCGGGATGCCGGTGCCGACGAGCATCGTCACCGTGCCGCACCGGTTCATCTCCGGCGAGGGCGGTGCCCTGGTCAACGGCATCAACGGCCTGCCGCACATCCCGCCCGGCACCAAGAAACGTTCCAGCGACTCGGGGGTGAACGGGCTTCCCACCCTGCTCTCCAACGCCGAGACGTACGCCCAGCTCGCCGTCGCCGCCCGGCTCGGCCCGTACGAGTACGCCGCCCTCGGCACCGACGACGAGCCGGGAACGGTGCTGCTCACCGTGACCGGGGCGGCGGCGCGACCGGCGGTGGTGGAGTGCGCCGCCGGCACCCCGCTGCGGGACATCCTCGACCTGTGCGAGGTGCCCGACGGACCGGGCATCCTGATGGGCGGCTACCACGGCAAGTGGATCACGTCCGAGGCGGCCGACCGGGCCGAGGTCTCCCGCAAGGGTCTCGCCGCCGTCGGCGGCACTCTCGGCGCGGGCATCATCGTGCCCCTGGCTCGGGACACCTGCCCGCTGGGCGAGGCCGCCCAGGTCGTCCGCTATCTCGCGGGCGAGTCAGCGGGGCAGTGCGGGCCGTGCAAGATGGGCCTGCCCGACCTGGCCCGCGCCGTCGATCTCGCGGTCGCCGGCAGCGCCCCGGTCGAGGTGGTGCGGGCCGCGGCCGGCGACGTGAAGGGGCGCGGAGCGTGCAGCCACCCGGACGGCACGGCCCGCTTCGCCCTCTCCGCCATGGAGGTCTTCGCGGAGGACCTGCGGCTGCACGCCACCGGTGAGGGCTGCGGCAAGCGGGTGAAGGGCGTGATGGGCCTGCCCGGGGCGCCCGACGCCAACCCGCGGAAGCTCACCCTGGACTGGTCCCGGTGCGACGGGCACGGGCTCTGCGCCCACGTGGTGCCGGACTTCATCCGGCTCGACGGCAACGGCTACCCGGCGTTCCCCGCCACGCCGGTGCCGACCTGGCTGCGGGAGGGTGCGCTCAAGGCGGTCAAGGTCTGCCCGGAACTCGCGCTCCGGCTGGTCAAGGCCGAGTAG